In Edaphobacter aggregans, the sequence TGCTTCGTGGAACGTGGAGTCGTGCACCTAGCCGTTGAACTCGGACAGCATTGTCTGGCTGATCCCAACCATAAGGAACGATGAGCATCGGTCGACCTGACCGCAGCGCTTCGCCTGTTGTTCCTGATCCTCCATCAAGGAAAACGGATTTTGTTGGATGATAGTCGGCTTTCCGGACAAGTGCCGACCGTTCAACTATTGCTTAGTAATGGGAAACGCCCCTTCTCGCCAACTCGGAAGTGGCGCCAGCGGCGATCTTCATCCAATCAACGAGATTCGTAACGGTTCTTCCGGGTTGTGAATCGACGCTGAGGATTCCGGCAATGTTCCAATCGCGGCGTTTCTAAGTCGCGGCTAACTCACAACGCATTGATTCTGTGCTCGCTGCAATAATTTAAGCCACCTTTCAGTCATTCCATACGCCGCCAGCCCCGTTCCGGGCTGGCTTTTCCATTTTGCACTTCACTACAAGGAGAACTCCTCATGCTTCTGACCATGGAATCTAAGACCGCAGCACATCATAAGTTGGAGACGTTGATCGTCAAAGGACGAGAAACTGCCGGAACAGTGATCGATCATGTGACGAAGAACCAACCGACTGATCGCCTCGCTCGCGCTTCAGCCCTCCATTTTCACCCCGATCCTGAGACCACTGCAATTACTGTTGCCTACCCCGACGACGCCGCCAGCGCGGACAGCCTGAGCCAGCGTCTTCATCGGAACGCACTCGTCCAGATGGCCCACACCGGCGACCTTCCGCTGAAATTCATCGACGGCCTGCAGGACACCGCGGCTCCGTGGGGCCGTGAATTGCTCGCACACAACCTGAACACGGTCTTTGCGAATCGCAATCCTAAGGCGCGTTATCTATTGCGTTCCCTGGGCGGTGAACTACGAGGCTTCCTCTCCGATCGCTACCGTAGACTTGATTCTCGCCCCATCATCGAGGCCTTCGCTACCGCAGTTCAGCGTAAAGGAGCATTGCCCTACGACGGCTATGTCACCGATACCAAGGTGGCGATCCAGGCCATCATGCCGGAGGTATACGAACCCGTGCCGGGCGAGATGGTTGCTTACGGATTGAGCCTCGAAAACTCCGACTTCGGCAATGGAGCACTATCCATTCGGGCTTACCTCCTTCGGATCTGGTGCACGAACCTTGCCATCACGCAGGAGGAAATGCGGCAGGTGCACCTTGGGAGGCGTCTGGATGATTCAACGCTCTATTCGAATCGCACCTACGAGCTCGATGCGAAGACGACGGTGAGCGCCCTTCGCGACGTCATCGACGGCCAGCTGGACGCAGATTCGCTCAAACGCAGGATGGAGGCCATTCGTCATGCCAATCAGCAGATCGTCGGCACGGAGAAAGCCAAAGAGACCTTCCGGAAGCTATTGCAGAAGGGTGAGTCGGAAGCTGCGTCCCAGGCGTTCGACTCGCCTGATACCTACAACCTGCCAGCCGGCAATACCAACTGGCGGCTTTCTAACGCGATCTCCTGGATCGCCGGCCAGACCAAAGCCGCGGAGCGGAAGCTTGACCTCATGAAGATCGCCGGTGAGGTTCTGCCGAAGGTAGCCTGAACGAAACAGGTGGATGTCTGGTCTCAACATCCACCTGCCCCTCCTTCGAAATTGCCATCCGCTGAGGCCCGAAATAAGGTAAGTTATTCGGTGAAGGACCGCTCACGAGCGGAACCCCCTTTTATCTGGATGGGCCCCTGGTGCGACTCCCCCGCGCTTTGAAACTCTCTGCAATAGCCTTTGCCTTTGTTGTGTTGATAATTGGTGCGTTTTACTTCTACGCGATCACGCCGCATGCTAGTTCGGCGCCTGTGGGCTCGGCCCAGAACTTACTTGACCGAGCCGACACCCTGGCCTGGGGCAACCAATGGGCGCTGGCTCAACCGCTCTACAAACAGGCGGAAGCTAAATTTGAGCAGCAGGGCCAGCTTTCTAAAGCCCTGTATGCGCGAGTGAGCCAAATCCCTCCGAACGAGTCGGCAAATAGCCCGCTGACCATTGTTTCCTTAACCCAGGACCTCGCTCGGCCCGAAGCAGCTGAGCCCGAAATCCGATTACGCATTCTGACGATTCGGGGAATGTTGGAGACGAACTACAACGCCGCTGAGGCACTCTCCACCTGGCAACAGGTTTCTACAATTGCCAGGAGTCTAGGGCACGTTTCGATCGCCTCGAGAGCGCTGGGCGAAGAAGGCATCGCTTCGTTCATGCTTGGGGATACGGAAACGGCAAAGAAAAAGGTTATCGGTGCATGGACGCTTTCGAAAATCGAGAATGATCCTGCGGCAACGGTGCGCTACGCCTCGGTGTTCGGCGCCGGCCTCGTGCAGATACACCGTTATCAGGAAGCACTGACTCCGCTCAATGAAGCTATCCGGATAGCCGGCACCCACTCAGGAGTGGCCTACCCCACGATCGCGGTGTATGCAAAGATCGACGCACTCGTCGGTCTCCACCGGCTGGATGAAGCGCTTGAGATGGCGAATGACTCCCTTACCAGGCTGCAGCCGACGCCGTTTGATGCCCATAAGGCACAGGTGTATCTGTCTCGCGGAAACGTTTATCGAGAACGCCGCGAATGGAATGCTGCCACCGAGGATTACAGAGACTCAGTTCGCTATTCGACGAAAATTGGTAATTATCGCGGAATTGCAGATGCGAGTGGCCTTCTGGCGCAAGCCTATGTACACGCTCATGATTTGCCTGCGGCGCTCGATGCAATCAACGCCGCAATAGCTGCCAATACAAAAATTCCCGAAGAACTGTATTTGGTACCGCGCAATCTGGCCACCAAGGCGGAGATTCTGAGCCAGATGGGGCAAGCGAAGGACGCTGACGACCTGTATCTAAAATCCATCGCCCTGGTTAACGGGATGATCGAACACGCTCCAACAATGAATGTCCAGCGACAGCTACTGGCCGAGATGAACAATGTCTACTCCGGATATTTCGCGTTGTTGACCTCCCAAAAACGCTATACCGAGGCCTTTGCGATACTGGAACAGATTCGTGGCCGGGTAGAGACAGCAGCCCTGGAACACCACAACGAGGTTGCTCACGTTCCGACACCTCAAGAGAAGGAACTCACGAGACTCAATGTCGCCCTCATCAACTCCGAATCTCCTCAACAGAGAGAAACGATCTCCAATGCGATTTATCACACGGAGCTTGCGATGAGCCCGAGCGAAGTGGAGCAAGAAACCGTTATCCATCCGGTTCAGTTGACGGAGTTGCAACGAGCATTGTCTCGCAATTCGCTGCTCATCGAGTATGTTCTCGCGGAACCTAGCTCCTACGCGCTAGCGATCACCAGCACAGACGTGGCCGCGTTACAACTCCCATCGCGAACTCTTATCGAGACCGACGCCAAGCACTATATTGGCGAGATTCGTGGGAAGAAAGAAGACAAAAAGCTCGCGGAGACATTGTTCGGAGAACTGCTTCAGCCGGTGAAGCAGTATGCCGAGAAGACAGACTTGATTGTCGTTCCGGACGGTTCCTTGCATCTGCTGCCGTTCGCTGCGCTGTCCGACCATGGCTCATATGTGCTATCAACGCACTCCGTGGCCGTCGCTCCGTCCTCTACCGTATACAGCCTGATCCACAATCGCGCCCAGGATGACACGGCTGCGACCGTATCCTACCTCGGTGTTGCAGCGTGGACCCAATCCGGCGACACGCGAAATCCCATCCTCCGGGCTATCTCAGGACCGAAACGCAGCGAGCTTATCCCTCTGCCGGAAAGCAAAGCCGAGGTCGAAAGCATTGCGCGCTACCTACCGCCTCCGGGCACAATACTGCTTGGCTCAAAGGCCAGCGAGGGGAACTTTAAAAAGCTGGCCGCGAGTGATCCGAAGGTGATTCACCTGGCTCTGCACGGTTATGTGGACCTCGATTATCCGGATCGATCCGCTCTCATCTTCGCACCGGAGGACTCAGGGAAGGAAGATGGTTTGCTGCAGGTCCGTGAAATCAGAACCATGCATCTAAGCTCGAAGCTCGTAACACTATCTGCCTGCAGTACGGGCGTCGGGCCAGTCGGAGAAGTTGGAGTCGCAAACCTGGTCAATGCCTTCATCGAAGCCGGCGCAGATTCCGTGGTTTCGACATTATGGGATGTGGAGGACGAATCGACGGAACACTTCATGATGAATTTCTATTCGAACCTCGGACTTCATAAACGCAAGGTCGATGCGCTTCGGTCCTCCCAGCTCGATCTTCTGCAAAAAGGATTCGTTCCGTACTTTTGGGCGGGATTTCAACTTGCCGGAGACCCCAATGGGAACCTTTGACTTGCGAGAAGCGCATGAAAGGAAACCGGTGAATACTAGCTCCTCGATACCGTCGTCTTCTGCACTATCGGTGAATACAAAACGCGAGGTACTCAACCGTGTCGTGTTGAGTCTGCAAAAGAAGTTCTACAAACCTGAGCTGCTTACCGAAGAGTGGCTGCAGAGTGTGGAATCGCACCGGCCTGGGATTGAATCGGCAGCGACCCAGGATGAGTTTGAGCAGTCGATGATGAAGCTTCTGCACACGCTTAATTCCTCGCATCTCGGTTTCTTTCACGAGACGGGCCGCCTTGCGTCCAGCAGGGCAGCATTGAGCGCGACGTACCTTGCCGAGGAGACAGAGGAAGGAAGACGGTGGATCTTTCAGGATGTACATAAGGGTGGTACAGCCGCCAAGGCGAGCATAGAGCCAGGCGACATTCTGCTTCGAGTGAACGATCGAGAGATCGTTCCCCCCGAACACCCCACTTTTCCCTTTGGCCAGATATCTGCCGTCGAGGTCATCCCGGCAGACGGCAGAAAACGCACCGCTCATATTGATGTGGCCCCTCCCAAGGGGAAGAAGCTGCAATTCATTCAGCCGCAGCTGGTGGAATATCAGCCGTATCCGAACGATATCGGGTATCTCAAAGTTGCGATGTTTCCCGGGATGGTGGGTGTCGACGTTGCAACCGAAATCTCCCGCGCAATCGAAGAACTCGGGAACGTGAAGGGCTTAGTGATCGATCTCAGGGGAAATACTGGGGGCGGCGTAGGTGCGCTCCGTGTCATGAGTTTGTTGACCCCTGCGAAGATACCCGTTGGCTTCGCTCCAAATCGAAAGTGGGCAAGCAAGAATCTCGACACTGTTAAGTTGTCCTTTCCTCGGTTCAACAGGATTCCTTCAAAAAAGATTGAACTGTGGACCCTTGCTGTTCGCTTCATGCCGTCTCTGGTTAGCAAATCACCTGTCGTTCTTGAAACCGAGGGCCTGGGCCCCAAACCTTTCCACGGCAAGATAGCGCTTCTGGTTGACCGTCATACAGCGAGTGCGGCTGAGATGATTGCTATTTTTGCAAAAGAAAATGGGTTAGCGACTGTAGTCGGAGAGAAGACTGCCGGGCGGCTGCTTTCTGCCACCTCGACGAAGGTAGGCGGCGGATTCCGCTTGGCCCTTCCTACTGGGAGTTATCGCACCTGGAATGGAATGACGCTGGAAGGTAATCCCATCGAACCCGATCTGCGCATCGATTTCGATTGGCGAGAGAGGCGTTCAGGGATTGATACACAGCTACAAAGCGCAGTCGAATTCGTCTCGAGAGCACTTGGTTCTGCGGGCACTTAGGTTTCTGCAAAAACATTACAAAAGAATATCTCCTGATGCCTCGCCGGGATTGAACAGTTTGTGGAGATAGAGGTACGGATTGCCGGTTCTCGCGCGTTCGAGATCAGCCGGGATCGCAGCCGGGAAGTGGCGATGGAACGATTGCGACGACTCCGCTGACCGTTGCCCCGCCGGCTTCACCTTCGACCGGCCCGCGGCGAATGAGCGATAAGCCATTCTTCGACACCACCATCCTGATCTATGCCGTCTACGAAGGAGATCCCCACACAGCAGTCGCGGAGAACCTTCTCGGAGCAGGCGGATATATCAGTGTGCGGGTTTTGAACGAGTTTGCAGCCGTTGCCCGGCGAAAGCTGAATATGTCATGGGAGGAGATTGGGGAGGCTCTTGGCGCAGTTCGGGCCTTGTTGGGAACCACCGGTTTCCCTCACGGTCAAAACCCATGATGCTGCGCTGGAGATCGCCGCACATTACGAGTACCACATCTACGCTGCCTTGATTCTGGCGCAGCCCTCGCGGCCGAATGCGACACGCTCTACTCCGAGGACATGCAGGATGGCCAGAAGATCGGCGCACTCACCATCCGGAACCCGTTCGTCTCCCGCAGGCCCTGAGAGGACCCACAAAGTAAATCCTGATTAAGGAACAACAGACTTGACTATAATGACCTGCTCATAGAAAACGCGCTTGTGCGACGCATCAACGATGATGAGCACCCTTGATGTGGTTATAGAACGTTTCAACTGATCTACTTGGGAACTTCATCGTCAACAGCGATGTACCACGGCACATCCTTTGTTTGAAAAAAATTTCGGGGCAAAGGGAAGTCAAATCCGTG encodes:
- a CDS encoding CHAT domain-containing protein; the encoded protein is MRLPRALKLSAIAFAFVVLIIGAFYFYAITPHASSAPVGSAQNLLDRADTLAWGNQWALAQPLYKQAEAKFEQQGQLSKALYARVSQIPPNESANSPLTIVSLTQDLARPEAAEPEIRLRILTIRGMLETNYNAAEALSTWQQVSTIARSLGHVSIASRALGEEGIASFMLGDTETAKKKVIGAWTLSKIENDPAATVRYASVFGAGLVQIHRYQEALTPLNEAIRIAGTHSGVAYPTIAVYAKIDALVGLHRLDEALEMANDSLTRLQPTPFDAHKAQVYLSRGNVYRERREWNAATEDYRDSVRYSTKIGNYRGIADASGLLAQAYVHAHDLPAALDAINAAIAANTKIPEELYLVPRNLATKAEILSQMGQAKDADDLYLKSIALVNGMIEHAPTMNVQRQLLAEMNNVYSGYFALLTSQKRYTEAFAILEQIRGRVETAALEHHNEVAHVPTPQEKELTRLNVALINSESPQQRETISNAIYHTELAMSPSEVEQETVIHPVQLTELQRALSRNSLLIEYVLAEPSSYALAITSTDVAALQLPSRTLIETDAKHYIGEIRGKKEDKKLAETLFGELLQPVKQYAEKTDLIVVPDGSLHLLPFAALSDHGSYVLSTHSVAVAPSSTVYSLIHNRAQDDTAATVSYLGVAAWTQSGDTRNPILRAISGPKRSELIPLPESKAEVESIARYLPPPGTILLGSKASEGNFKKLAASDPKVIHLALHGYVDLDYPDRSALIFAPEDSGKEDGLLQVREIRTMHLSSKLVTLSACSTGVGPVGEVGVANLVNAFIEAGADSVVSTLWDVEDESTEHFMMNFYSNLGLHKRKVDALRSSQLDLLQKGFVPYFWAGFQLAGDPNGNL
- a CDS encoding S41 family peptidase, whose translation is MNTSSSIPSSSALSVNTKREVLNRVVLSLQKKFYKPELLTEEWLQSVESHRPGIESAATQDEFEQSMMKLLHTLNSSHLGFFHETGRLASSRAALSATYLAEETEEGRRWIFQDVHKGGTAAKASIEPGDILLRVNDREIVPPEHPTFPFGQISAVEVIPADGRKRTAHIDVAPPKGKKLQFIQPQLVEYQPYPNDIGYLKVAMFPGMVGVDVATEISRAIEELGNVKGLVIDLRGNTGGGVGALRVMSLLTPAKIPVGFAPNRKWASKNLDTVKLSFPRFNRIPSKKIELWTLAVRFMPSLVSKSPVVLETEGLGPKPFHGKIALLVDRHTASAAEMIAIFAKENGLATVVGEKTAGRLLSATSTKVGGGFRLALPTGSYRTWNGMTLEGNPIEPDLRIDFDWRERRSGIDTQLQSAVEFVSRALGSAGT
- a CDS encoding PIN domain-containing protein; the encoded protein is MSDKPFFDTTILIYAVYEGDPHTAVAENLLGAGGYISVRVLNEFAAVARRKLNMSWEEIGEALGAVRALLGTTGFPHGQNP